One Mycoplasmopsis caviae DNA segment encodes these proteins:
- the tsaD gene encoding tRNA (adenosine(37)-N6)-threonylcarbamoyltransferase complex transferase subunit TsaD: MRILGIETSHDDTSIALLEDGKILALKTISQIDIFKEFGGTIPEISSREHVKNINLIQKLFLDEFDLNTIDYIVYTQKPGLIGTLQIGYLFASALSLALNKPLIPINHLEGHFYSAAIEQEIKYPALCLLVSGGHTQLMLVKSPFDIKIIGQTLDDAVGETYDKVASRLNFGFPGGPIIDKMHQNYKGNFVSLTFPHTDGLYDFSFSGLKSQVLNHYNNALQRNKAINNEQLAVSFQETAITYLINKTKLALENYPEVKSVVLAGGVSANSELRKRFLKLSTNAIVPNLKYSTDNGAMIAMCAYCQLKHKL; the protein is encoded by the coding sequence ATGCGTATATTAGGTATTGAAACAAGTCATGATGATACAAGTATTGCACTATTAGAAGATGGCAAAATATTGGCTTTAAAAACAATAAGTCAAATTGACATTTTCAAAGAATTTGGTGGCACAATTCCCGAAATTTCTTCAAGAGAACATGTTAAAAATATCAACCTAATTCAAAAGTTGTTTCTTGATGAATTTGATCTAAATACAATTGACTATATTGTATATACTCAAAAGCCAGGACTTATTGGGACATTGCAAATTGGTTACTTGTTTGCAAGTGCTCTTTCATTAGCACTCAATAAACCATTAATTCCAATTAATCATTTAGAGGGTCATTTCTATTCAGCGGCAATTGAACAAGAAATTAAATACCCAGCACTTTGTTTACTAGTTTCAGGTGGCCATACTCAATTAATGTTAGTTAAAAGTCCCTTTGATATTAAGATTATAGGACAAACCTTAGATGATGCTGTTGGCGAAACATATGATAAGGTGGCATCTAGACTCAATTTTGGTTTTCCTGGTGGACCCATCATTGACAAAATGCATCAAAATTACAAAGGTAATTTTGTATCTTTAACATTCCCACATACAGATGGTTTATATGATTTTAGTTTTAGTGGACTAAAATCACAAGTTTTGAATCATTACAATAATGCACTTCAAAGAAATAAAGCAATTAACAATGAACAACTAGCAGTTAGTTTTCAAGAAACGGCAATTACCTATTTAATTAATAAAACTAAATTAGCATTAGAAAATTATCCAGAAGTTAAAAGTGTTGTTCTAGCTGGTGGTGTAAGTGCTAATAGTGAACTTAGAAAGCGTTTTTTAAAATTAAGCACTAATGCAATAGTGCCTAATTTAAAATATTCAACAGACAATGGAGCTATGATAGCTATGTGTGCTTATTGTCAACTTAAACATAAGTTATAG
- the tsaB gene encoding tRNA (adenosine(37)-N6)-threonylcarbamoyltransferase complex dimerization subunit type 1 TsaB, translated as MKLYLDTANEDFALALLDDNHNVIAQKVLESYPKKVELIPQMTTQILQENNLKIQDFDTFYINIGPGFFTGVRIALVYLRTIALITSAKIKTISTMQILARQNKRKRAFKINAQGNKYYLYKSNKKNCFNHNDIAIETGTFNSYDKVNYFSLFDCFIDYLEDFKTYDDIMDIEPYYIKMPQIGAKK; from the coding sequence ATGAAGTTGTATCTTGATACAGCAAATGAAGATTTTGCATTGGCTTTACTTGATGATAATCATAATGTAATTGCTCAAAAAGTTTTAGAGTCATATCCTAAAAAAGTTGAACTTATACCTCAAATGACAACACAAATATTGCAAGAAAACAATTTGAAAATTCAAGACTTTGATACTTTTTATATTAACATTGGCCCAGGTTTTTTTACAGGTGTTAGAATTGCTCTAGTATATTTAAGAACAATTGCACTTATAACAAGTGCTAAAATTAAAACAATTAGCACAATGCAAATTTTGGCTAGACAAAATAAAAGAAAAAGAGCATTTAAAATAAATGCGCAGGGAAATAAATATTATCTATATAAATCAAACAAAAAAAATTGTTTCAATCACAATGATATTGCGATTGAAACAGGCACATTTAATTCATATGATAAGGTCAACTATTTTTCCTTATTTGACTGTTTTATAGATTATTTGGAAGATTTTAAAACTTATGATGACATAATGGATATTGAACCTTATTATATCAAGATGCCACAGATAGGAGCAAAAAAATAA
- the tsaE gene encoding tRNA (adenosine(37)-N6)-threonylcarbamoyltransferase complex ATPase subunit type 1 TsaE, with product MKTIKTFITKDVREVEDVAQYLLEHLTSSKLILMNGDLGAGKTTLTKAIAKRLKIDEVITSPSFNYMKVYDYLIHIDAYNLKGDISEFEDYFEDKVIVIEWANKIEHYYNNYLDINITLDKDNNHIFSIKEVK from the coding sequence ATGAAAACAATTAAGACTTTTATTACAAAAGATGTTAGAGAAGTTGAAGATGTTGCTCAATATCTATTAGAACACTTAACTAGTAGCAAATTAATACTAATGAATGGAGATTTGGGTGCTGGCAAAACAACACTAACAAAAGCAATTGCAAAAAGATTAAAAATTGATGAAGTCATTACTTCACCATCTTTTAATTATATGAAGGTCTATGATTATTTAATTCACATTGATGCTTATAACCTTAAAGGGGACATAAGTGAATTTGAGGACTACTTTGAAGACAAAGTTATAGTAATTGAATGAGCAAATAAAATTGAGCATTATTATAATAATTATTTAGATATAAATATAACCTTAGATAAAGACAATAATCATATATTTAGTATCAAGGAGGTCAAATAA